From the genome of Amycolatopsis camponoti:
CGAGCCGGGCGAGGACCGCCGGGACCCCGAGCAGGAAGCGGAGCTGGCCGACACGGTCGGGCTGGCGCTGCTGGTGGTGCTCGACGCGCTGGCGCCCGCCGAGCGGGTCGCGTTCGTGCTGCACGACATGTTCGCCGTGCCGTTCGACGAGATCGCGCCGATGATCGACAAGACCCCGGCGGCTGCCCGGCAGCTCGCGAGCCGGGCCCGGCGGCGGGTCAAGGGCGGCACCGCGGCGGACGCGGGCCTGCCCCGGCGGCGCAAGGTCGTCGAGGCGTTCCTGGCCGCGTCGCGGGGTGGCGACTTCGACGCGTTGCTCGCGCTCCTCGACCCGGACGTGGTGCTGCACGCGGACCGGTTCGTCGGCCCGAGCCCGGCGCCGGTCGTGCTGCGCGGCGTCGAGAACGTGCGCAAGGGCGCGGTGCTGGCGTCCGAGCGGGCGCGCACCAGCGAGCTGGCCCTCGTCGACGGCTCGCCCGGGCTGCTGTGGGTGCGCGAGGGGCGGCTGTCGGTCGTCCTGGCGTTCCAGGTCGACGGCGACCGGATCACCGGCATCGAGGTCATCGCCGACCCGGAGCGGCTGCGCGGGCTGGAGCTGGCCGTCCTCGACTGAGGCGCGTCAGCCCAGGGCGGCGCGAAGCCGCGCGTCACGCTCGGACGGCGTCTGGCGCGGGCAGCTCACGCACTTCGGGTTGCCGACCTCGTAGATCAGGCAGCACGACGCACGACGCACGGCAGGGGTCCGGCCGACACGCACGAATCGCGGCTTCGGCAGGCCCAGGCCGAGCGCGGCCACGAGCGGCTCGGCCAGGGCCATCGCGCGCTCGGGATCGGGCGTCCACAGCAGCCGGTTGCCGATCGAGTCGGTGGCGATGGCCCCGAGGGCGCGCGCCCGGGCGCCGGTGACGGCGGCGATCGTGGCGATGGCGGTCCCGAGCGCCTCCCCGAACGCGGCGCCCAGTTCGGGCAGCCCGCCGGACAGGGAACGGGTGGACCGGGCGCCGAGGAACCGGCCGTCGGCGAGGAGGTCGATCTCCACGGCGTCGAGCGACGGGTCGGCCAGCGTGAGCCGAGGGGAACGGCCTTCGGGCGGTGCCGAGGCAGCCCGCACGCTCGTCGAGTGGTCCGCCCCGCCGGACGGCACCGGGCTCGCGACACTCTCCGTCGCGGCGACCAGGCTCTCGAGCGCCGGGGCTACCAGCACCGAGGAGAGCGAGTACCACCAGATCGTGCCGAGGATCTCCGGCGCGGCGCAGCCGTAGAGCTTGGCCGCGCCGCCGATGCGGGCGCGTACCCACTCGGCGTCCGCGAGCAGGGTCGCGGGCGCGGTCCAGTCGGGCTTCACGTCACCCAGCCTTCCAGACCTCGGCGACGCGGGCCGGTGGGATCGCTTCCGGGAGCCGAGCGCGGGCGATCACCGGGTTGGGCGGCGACGGCGGCCGGTTCCCGCCGGGAGCGTCTCACAGCCGCCGGTAGGTGGAGACCGTGAAGGACACCGTCACCGCCTGGGGCTCGGCCAGCGCGTCCAGGCGGGCGCGGCGGTCGCCACGGTCGAGGTGGAAGGCCGTCGGGCCCATCTCCACCGCCTGGCGGATCTGCCGCGGGGTCAGCCGCGCCGTCCGGTGGACCTCCGTCCGCCCGGTGCGGGCGAAGTACTCGCCGAGCGTGCCGTCCAGGCGCTCCTCCTTGCGGTCGTCCACCGACAGCACGAGGTCGCCCAGCTCGCGGAGGTGGTCCGGGGTCGGGGCCGCGACCGTCAGCAGACCCCCGGGCCGCAGGACGCGGTGGAACTCCGGCCCGTTGCGCGGCGCGAAGACGTTCAGCACCGCCGACGCCACCTCGTCGCCCACCGGCCACGGCTCCCACAGGTTCCACACCGCCGCACCCAGCCGGGTGTGGGCGCGGGCCGCGCGCCGCAGGGCCACCGCGGAAACGTCCAGCGCCAGGCCGAACGCCGCCGGTGCCGCCTCCAGGACGTGCGCCAGGTAGTAGCCCGTGCCGGCGCCCGCGTCGATCACGAGATCGCCGGCGCCTTCGCACACACGGGCCAGCTCGTCCGCGAGCGGCCGGTACGCGCCCGACGCCAGGAAGTCCGCGCGGGCCGCGACCATCGGTGCCGTGTCCGCCGTCCCCGCCGGGATTCGCGCGTGCAACAGGTTCACGTAACCCTGTCGAGCTAGATCGAATGAGTGACCGTCCTGGCAACGCAGTGTGCGATCTACGGCCCCCAACCGGGTTCCGCACACCGAACAGCGCAACGCTTCCACGACCCGAGGTGGCAGTGGGTCATTCTCGCGGTCGCTGGCAGTCATGGGGATATTCGACCACGACGTAACGCAAGCGGACACTCCAGGACACGTCCTGGGAAACCTGGCCGTAACAACCGGGCACGGACAGTTCACGCGGGCGAAACCTCTCGC
Proteins encoded in this window:
- a CDS encoding sigma-70 family RNA polymerase sigma factor, with protein sequence MDTLTERFEQERARLRAVAYRMLGSASEADDALQEAWLRFDRTDTGEVENIGAWLTTVVARVCLSMLRTRRNHREEPLDGRPEPGEDRRDPEQEAELADTVGLALLVVLDALAPAERVAFVLHDMFAVPFDEIAPMIDKTPAAARQLASRARRRVKGGTAADAGLPRRRKVVEAFLAASRGGDFDALLALLDPDVVLHADRFVGPSPAPVVLRGVENVRKGAVLASERARTSELALVDGSPGLLWVREGRLSVVLAFQVDGDRITGIEVIADPERLRGLELAVLD
- a CDS encoding (2Fe-2S)-binding protein; translation: MKPDWTAPATLLADAEWVRARIGGAAKLYGCAAPEILGTIWWYSLSSVLVAPALESLVAATESVASPVPSGGADHSTSVRAASAPPEGRSPRLTLADPSLDAVEIDLLADGRFLGARSTRSLSGGLPELGAAFGEALGTAIATIAAVTGARARALGAIATDSIGNRLLWTPDPERAMALAEPLVAALGLGLPKPRFVRVGRTPAVRRASCCLIYEVGNPKCVSCPRQTPSERDARLRAALG
- a CDS encoding putative RNA methyltransferase; translated protein: MTASDRENDPLPPRVVEALRCSVCGTRLGAVDRTLRCQDGHSFDLARQGYVNLLHARIPAGTADTAPMVAARADFLASGAYRPLADELARVCEGAGDLVIDAGAGTGYYLAHVLEAAPAAFGLALDVSAVALRRAARAHTRLGAAVWNLWEPWPVGDEVASAVLNVFAPRNGPEFHRVLRPGGLLTVAAPTPDHLRELGDLVLSVDDRKEERLDGTLGEYFARTGRTEVHRTARLTPRQIRQAVEMGPTAFHLDRGDRRARLDALAEPQAVTVSFTVSTYRRL